The stretch of DNA ACGCCGAGATGATGACCGCCTTCACCGAAGAGATGTGCGGTCGGTGGTCGGACGGCGAACGGCGACTGATTCACGACGACATGATGGAGTTGACGCTCCGAATCGTCGCGAAGGCGCTGTTCGGCGTGGACGTCGAGGACCGCTTCGAGGAGATAAGCGACGCCATCGATACGTTCCTCCCCGCCACGTCGAGTCTTCCGAACATCCTCCTCCCGGAGGAGGTGCCCCTCCCCTCGCGCCGGAAGATGCGCGAGGCGCGACAGACGCTCGACGACGTGGTGACGGAGATCATCCGGGAACGCCGCGCGGACCCGGGTAACGACGTCGTCTCGATGCTGCTGTCGGCGGCCGACGAGGAGGGCAACTCCCTCAGCGACGACCAGATTCGCGACGAGATAATCACGCTCCTCACGGCCGGTCACGAGACGACGGCAGTCTCGCTGACGTACACTACCTACCTCCTCTCGCAACACCCGAAAGTGGAGCAACGACTCGTGGCAGAACTCGACGAGGTGCTCGACGGCCGGACGCCGACGATGGCCGACGTTCCCCAGTTGACGTACACCGAACAGGTGGTCAAAGAGTCGATGCGCCTCTACCCGCCGGTACCGAGAGTCGTCCGCGAGGCGGTCGAACCCGACACGCTCGGCGGGTACGAGATTCCCGCCGGCGCGACGATCCAGATGAGTCAGTGGGTCGTCCACCGCGACTCCCGGTGGTACGACGACGCCCTCTCGTTCGAGCCCGAACGCTGGACCGACGAGTTAGAGCAGTCGCTCCCCCGGTTGGCGTACTTCCCGTTCGCGGCGGGGCCGCGCCGGTGCATCGGCGACCGGTTCGCCATGCTCGAAGCGCGCCTCCTCTTGGCGACCATCTACCAGAACTACCACCTCGAACTGGTCTCGGACCGCAACCTCGAAGTGATACCGACGGTCACCTCCCGGCCCAAGGAGGAAGTCGTGATGGTCGCCCGCGAGCGTTCGGCCGACTGAGTCCGGGCCGCACAGTATATCCGTCTCTGCGCCCGCTTGTCGGTATGGCCGCCTACCAGTGCTCCGCGTGCGGAGAGACGGTTCCGAGGGCGAGACGATGCGTCGAGTGCGGTGCCGAGACTGACGTCGACTGCGCGCCGTCGGAGGACGCGTACCTGGACGGGCTGACGAGACGACTCAGCGAGCAGGCGGCCGCGGCGGACCACGATAGCGTCTCGTTCGACGCCGTCCGCTCGGATTACGACGTGTACGACCGGCCGCTCGGCGGGTACCTCTACCCCGAGGAACGGCCGATGGCCGTCTTCGGACTAGGCGAGACCGTAATCACGAGTTTCACGGAGGACTCCTGGACGGTGAAGGCGGGACTCCTGAAGTCGGGCCATCTCCTCGTGACCGAGGACCGCCTCCTGTCCGTGACGCCGGACGCACCGACTACGCAGCTCGTCCCCGTCGATTTCGCCGACGTGGTGGCTATCGAACGAGAGTCGTCGTGGTTGGACTCCGTGCTCTCCGTCGAACTCGCCGACGGGTACACCTACGAGTACCATCTCGAACGGACGCCCGACGAGGAGATGGACGCCGCGCTGGCGTTGCTTCGGGAGCTGAGCGACGGACGGAGCTCCGCGGAGACGGAGGCCGCCCGGTTCGTCCGAGACGTGGACGACGTCGTCGCGGCCGGCAACTCCGCCGAGACGGTCCTCCGCGACGTCGCGGACCTGTTCGCCGAACGGGACGAGGAGACGGTGTTCGACCACCTCGTCGCCGAAGCGGACTCCGTAGACGAACTGTTCGTCGCGCTCTCGAACGCGCCGAACGTGGGTCCGCCGGCCGGCGAGGCGACGAGCGAAGACGAACGTGAAGGCGAAGACGGCGGTGCGTTGCCCGTTCGCCGGTCCCGGTTCTCGAACCTGCGACACCGAGTCGCGTACACCGCACAGAACGCGGATCCCGCCGAAGTGGGGAAGTACACCCTCGCCGCCGGATTCGGGTTCGGGGCGGCCGCCGTCTCGGCCCCCATCTCCACGCCGGTCGGTCTCGCGGCCATCGCCGCGGGTGGGGCGGCGACGGGCGCGTACGCGAGCGCTCACCCGGACTCGCTGGCTGCCCGAATCGACCCTATCGCGCTCGCACTCAGCGCGAAGACCGCTGGTCGGCGCTTGGACGCTAGCCCCGTTCCCGCCGGTGCGGGTACCGGCGCCGCCTTGGGTGCGATTGAACATCTCGGAGACGAGGCGGTCCCGGCCGAGTACGCGCACTGGTTCGCGGAGGCGGACTTCGACGCCATCGTCGAGGGTGCCGAGTTGGCGGCGCGCGAAGCCGCTCGGTCCGAAGCGTACGGAGACCGGAACCGCGCGGCGATAGTCGGTGGCGGTGTCGGACTCGCGTCCGGGTACGTAGACGACGCTACGTTGGACGAACTCGAAGGACTCCTCGACGACGACCTGTACGAAGCGTTACTGCCCGCAGACGAGAGCGAGGAGACGGAGCCCGACGGGCGAGACTGAGAGGGTTCGCTCGGTAGTCCGGTCCACGCTCAGTCGTTGAGATGCGCCCGCTCGAACCGGTCGGGCGGGAGTTTGAGTTCGTCGAGGTTCGGGAGGTGTTTGACGTTGTAGACGACCTTCATCTCGTCGGTGACGGGACCGTTGAGACAGGAGAGCCTGATTCCGTCCGCTATCATCTCGGAGGGGAGGATGTTGCTCGAATCCATCTCCATCTCCCCGTCGATGACCGCGACGGCGCAGTTCGCACACGCCCCGCCCCGGCAGGCGTACGGCCACGCGAACCCCTGTTCCTCGGCCGCCTCCAGGAGCGACTGGTTCGGTTCGACCGTTATCTCGCCGTAGTCCGCCGGGTCCAACCCCGCGGCGGACGCCTTCTCGAACAGGTCGTCGTCGTCCAGTTTCCACCCGTGGTCGTCGAGGACTTCGTAGTTGAGGAACTCGACGCGCGACTCCTCGGACTCCTCCTCGCCGCCCTCGTCGCCTCCGGTTTCGTCCGCGTTTCCCCTCCGCCACGGACGGTCCGCGTCCGCGCCGTCGTCCGTACCGGTCTCCTCGTATCCGTCGAGAATCTCCCTGTACGCCGCGTAGACCGCTTTAAACTCCTCGGCGGACCCGCCGTGGTCCGGGTGGGACTCTTTCACCCGGCGCCTGTACGCTCGCTCGATTTCCGCGTCGTCCGCATCCGAATCGACTCCTAAAATCTCGAACGGGGACTCCACGCCTAGGGGTGGGGCGATGAGAATCATAAATCCTCTCCCTGCCGCCCCGTCGCGGGAATTTGCGCACCGCCGAGGGAGTTCGGACCCTTCGTTCAGAGTGAAAACGGCGCGGGAGGCGTCGGCGACGCCGAACGCGGACTCGACGCGGCCGAGACCGTTAAATAGCATAGAAGAGGGACTCTACCGACAGAATCACTTCGTCGGTTCACCGTGAACTCGCGTCTCGCCGGTCGCGTTTTCACCCTGAACGAGGGGTGTCCCGGTTCGACGCGCCTCCGGTACGGGCGTGCGACTGAAACGGCGGCGACTCTCGGAGCGCCGACCGAGACGCCTCGGGCCTTCCTTCGTCCGCGTCTCTTCTCTCGCCCCCTTTCGGGACAACCTGACCGGACGGTCCGCCGGGTAGTCGGAAGACAGATATATATCAATGGAAATTCAATTGTCTGCTAATGGAGTTCGTCGGCATCGTAGCGGTGGCGACCATTCTCGGCGTGTCCGGATACAACGTGAGAACCGCGTACGGGAGTCGTTCGTGGGCGAATCTGGCGGTACATATTCTGGGACTGTTCGCCGCGAGTCTGGGGGCCGTCGAGTTTTTCGGGCTCCGAGTACCTCTCGGAGTCGCCCCCGCCAGCGGAATCAAGATAATTGCTCTCCTGATGGCTCTGATACTGCTGGCTAACTATCTGCTGCAGCGATTCGCTCCGCGCGCGCGGCGCAGTTCCGGCTAATTCGGCGTCGTGTCCCGATACTCCCCGCGAGTAGAACACCCCCGCCTCCCCGACGATATCGGCTGTCGGAAGCGACCGGGTGAGAATCGTCGTGCCCCGGTCGACGAACACGACGTGCGGTTCTCTCTCGTTAGGAGAACAAATGTAATTGGACGAACGTGGCTGCGAACGTTCGGTGGTACTCGAGGAGGCAACCGTCCGGAGGGAGCTCGCGAATTCTTTAGGCTACTGCCTCCTGACTCGGCTATGTAGGATATCCCACGAGACGAGGACTACACTCGACAGCGAACGGAGTCAAAGTTCGGGATCCGTTCGATAGACTGCTCGATAATCGACGGATGTGCTATTCCTACGGGTAGGAGGCAGATATCGTCCATCGATAGGCGAACGCACACACGCACATCCACTTTACTGGACGTAGATTTGTCTAATTATTTCCGTCGAAGGACTACCGATCGAACTCGGTGAACGGGTTCACTGCGGCGTCGTACTATCCTGAGGGGAAGTTTCTCTTCCCGTTCTCGGGACCGGTCCGGTCGAAATGAAAATGTATTAGGCCAACCTAAAACAAACTCTTCGAGAGGTGCCGGAACCGAATCTGGATGCTGGGGATCGTACGTTCCGTAATCGACGCGGAGACGTCTCTCACCAGCCGATTCGGTGCCGTCTCCGGGAGAGCGGTACTCCCGAAACTCGCCTCGTTTCGGATGACCTCTCTGTTTTAGGCCATCCTAAAAATCGGAACTGTTAATGTGTTTTAGGCGAGCCTAAACTATATGGCACGTAGACGCCAGGTACTCGCAGGAAGCGCAGGACTGCTAGCTGCTCTCGCGGGGTGCTCCGGCGGCACCGGAGGCGGTTCCGAAAGCGAGACCGAAGCGCAGACGACGGCGGCGGAGACGCGGACCGAACAACCGACGGAGGGCGAGGAGACGACCACGGAGAGCGCCACTCCGTACACGGTCGAGATCGCCCCCCACGGCGAGTTCACGTTCGAGGAAGTCCCCGAGACGTACTCGGTCATCCCCAGCGTCTTTCTGGACATCGGGATGGCGCTCGGCAAGCAGCCCGTGGCGGCGACGGACATGGCTCGCGCGCCGCGGAAGATGTACGACATCCTCCCGGACGTCACCTTCAACGAGGACGACATCATGGCGCTGGCGTCCGGTTCCGAGTCGGGGTACGACAAGGAGAACTTCTACGCCGCCGACCCCGACGTCAACCTCATCGACCCCCGGGGGCTGAGTCGCTTCACCGACTGGGACGACTCCGACATCCAGGAGATCGAGGACGCGACCGGCCCGTTCGTCGGGTCGTCCATCCGGTTCGGACCGACCCATCCGTTCGGAAACCAACAGGACACCTACTACGGACTCTACGATGTCTTCGAGAAGGTCGCGCAGGTCTTCCAGCGCCAAGAGCGGTATCGGGCCTGGAAGTCGCTGCACGACGAGTTCGTGGAGAACATCGAGTCCCAACTGCCGCCGGAGGACGAGCGTCCCTCGGTCATCGCACTGTGGCGCGGCGTCGACCCCTCCTCCGGGCAGTTCTACCCCTCGCCCCTTCACCAGTACCACAACCAGACTAAGCCGCTCTACCGCCTCGGCCTGAAGGACGGGTTCGACGAGGAGATTCCCGGCGGCGGCACTATCGGCTACGAGGAACTGCTCGACCACGACCCCGACTACATCGCCGCCGTCGGTTCGCTGACGTCCGACACGCACGAGGAGTTCGTCAGTAACATCGTCGAACCCTTCGAGAACAATCCGAACGGGCAGGACCTCACCGCCGTTCAGGAAGGGAACTTCATCCGTATCGGCGGCCAGTATCAGGGTCCCATCGTCGACCTCTTCGCCACGGAGGCGGCCGCAAAGCAGGTCTGGCCCGACCGGTTCGGCGAGTGGCCGGGTCCGGTCAGCGACGTACCCGAGGACGAACAGTTGTTCGACCGTCAGGAAGTCAGCGACATCATCAACGGAAACTTCTAGGAGATGGCGAAGGTATTCGACCGACTCGCGCAGCTCCGCGTCAGGGGACGCGACTGGTACGCCACCTCGAAGCTCGGTCTCATCGTCGTCGGCAGCCTCGGAATCCTGCTGGCGTCGACGATTCTGCAGGTGAGCTTCGGCGCGTACCCGCTGACGCTGGGCGAGGCGTGGCACACGGTGTTCGATACGGAGGTGCTGTTCAGCACCGACGTCTGGCGGTGGGCGCTGTTGGGCGCGAACGTCCCGGAGTGGCTGACCCGCCAGCAGCTCGTCGTGTGGAACCTCCGACTGCCGCGCATCCTCGTCGGCGTCATCGTCGGCGCGAACCTCGCGGTTTCGGGCGCTATCTTCCAGATACTCACGCGCAACGAACTCGCGAGCCCCTACATCCTCGGCGTCAGCGACGGCGCCGGACTGGTCGTGCTCGTCACGCTCACCGCGTTCTTCAGCCTCAAGCCGCTGCTGCCAGTGCTCGCGGCGATAGGCGGCGGGCTCGCGTTCCTGCTCGTGTACGCCATCGCGTGGAAGAACGGCACCAGTCCCGTGCGACTCGTGCTCGCGGGCGTCGTGGTCGGCACCGTCTTCGGGTCCGTCCAACGGGCGCTGTTTTTCTTCATCGACGACCTCGCCATCGCCATGTCCGCGCAGGCGTGGCTCTCGGGCACTCTCCTGAACGCAGGGTGGGAGGAAGTCCGAATCGCGCTCCCGTTTACGGTCGTAGCCCTGGCGCTGGCGTTCGCCGTGACACAGGAGTTAGACGTTCTACTGCTGGGCGAGGACAGGGCCGACTCGCTGGGGATGCCCGTCGAGAAGGTGCGGTTCGCGGTCGCCGGCATCGGCGTCCTCTCGACGGCGGCCGCGATCGCCGTCGCGGGCCTCATCGGCTTCGTCGGACTCATCGTCCCGCACATGGTGCGCAACATCGTCGGCAGCGATTCGAAGACGCTGCTTTTGGGCTGTCTGTTCCTGGGCCCGGCGCTGTTGGTCGGCGCGGACGTCGGCGCTCGACTCGCGTTGAGCCCGGTCCAGCTCCCGGTCGGCGTCATCACCGGCATCGTCGGCGGTCCGTACTTCCTCTATCTCATGCGGAAGAAGGCGAACTTGGGTGGTGTCTGATGACCGAGGGACGCCCACCCCGAGTCGAACGGGAGTCGGCCGACGGGGAATCCACGGAACGACCCGCAGACGGCGGCGGTACGGCTCCGCCGGATACGACGGACACCGCCTTCAGCGGAACGGACCTCGTCGTCGGCTATCCCGGACTGGACGAACCGGTCATCGACGGGGAGTCGATCGCCGTCCCGCCGGACGAGGTGACCGCGCTCATCGGCCCGAACGGAAGCGGCAAAAGCACGCTGCTCAAAGGTCTCGCGAACAAGATTTCGCCCGACGACGGGACGGTCCTGCTCGACGGGCGAGCTGTCGACTCGTACGGGTCGAAAGAGCTCGCCCGCAAGCTCGGGTTGCTCTCCCAAGAGAACGCCGTCCCCGCGGGAATCTCGGTCGGGGACCTCGTCGAGCGCGGGCGCTACCCCCACACAGGGTTCTTCGAGTCGCTGTCGGACGAGGACCGGGCGGCCGTCGACGACGCCATCCGACTCGCCGGCATCGAGCACCTCCGCGAACGCGACGTCGATAGCCTCAGCGGCGGCCAAAAGCAGTTGGTGTGGATAGCGATGGCGCTCGCACAGGACACCGACGTGTTACTGCTCGACGAACCGACCACGTTCCTCGACCCGCACCACCAACTCGAGGTGATGCAGATCGTGGAGACGCTCCGCGACGAGAGCGAGATGACCGTCGTGCTCGTCCTCCACGACATCGGGCAAGCGGCGCGGTACGCCGACAACGTCGTCGCGCTCAAGGACGGCTCGGTGTACGCCCGCGGGCCGCCCGAGGAAGTCGTCACGAGACGGCTCCTCGCCGACGTCTTCGACATCGACGCGGCGGTCGTGGACACGGAGTACGGTCCGCAGATAGTGCCGTTAGAACCCCTCGACGACGACGTTCGGAGCGAGGACGGTGCCGCCGGCGGCGGCGACTGACTAACGCCGCCTCAAATCGCACTTCCCGACGGCTCGGCGGTCGTATAGAGGTACGCGGCGGCGAGTGCGACGACGGCCTCGGCGGCTTTGGAGACGAAGGCCATCGCGTTCGCCGGGCCGCCCATGACGAAGTACGCGACTATCTGAGCGAGGGCGAGGAGGACCATGAAGACGTAGAACTCGCGACGCCAGTATCGAGTCACGTAGACCGCCACCCCTGCGATGAAGCCGACGGCGGCGAGGACGAACAGGACGGCTTGCGTGGTGTCGAACGCCACCACGACGGGAACGAGCCAGAGGTGGATTCCCGCCGAAACGAGCGCTGCAGCGATCATCACGTACGGTACGACTCCCGACGGTACGCCCGTGATCAACGAGTTGCCGGGCGTGTTAGTTGTTGCCTCGGACATCGGTAGTAATATGGGTGTTTTGAATGATATGTTTTTCCACGTTCAGGTTGGGCTAACCTATCGAATTTGTAAGGAGTCGAGAACCGTCCGTAGTCGCGTGAAAGAAACGTTAGACCGCCGTAGGCGCGCCGACGGCTCGGATACGACCGAACAGACGGAATGTATGACAGGTATCAGTACGACCCGTCGGGTGTCTCGGCGAGTTCGCCTCTTGGCGACAGGGATTTCCGATTCACGTCGGCCGGTCGACGTTCCGTAACGGAGCATACCGTAAGGATATCTCTAACGCCTGCCGGTCTCCTTCGGAGATACCGTTACAGAAGTAGCGCTGTAACAGGTGTTTTGTCTTGCGCGTTACGGGGTTGAACTATGGTATCCGTGAACGCGAGAGACGATTCAGAGTGGATTCGTCAGATATTCTCGAACGAATCTGTAGGGAGGGGAGACCGTCGATTCAGTAACTGCCGGTAGGTAACAGAGATGTCGTCCGCCGCCGCCTCTAACTTCCGGACGAGCGTTTCGCGGTACTCCTCACGCTGAAATTTACTGGTCGGGCCTCCGATCGAGATGCTCCCTACCGTCTCGTTATCGACGGTGAGTGGGCACGCGACGAATCCGACTCCGACGGCCTGTTCGTCCCAATCGACGGCGTATCCGTCGTCCGCGATCCGGTCGAGTTCCCGCCGAAGCGTCGCGGGGTCAGTTGTCGTCTGTTCGGTTACTGCAGGAAGCGAATCTCCGTCCAGTAACTCGTTCCGGCGTTCCTCCGAGAACTCCGCCAGTATCACCTTCCCGGCGGCGTGGGTGTGAAGCGGCGTCCGAAAACCGCTGTACGGACTGGGGCCGACCCGCCCCCGGTCGGTTTCCGCGTGGAGAAGCACCCACTCTCCCTGTTCTTCGACGCCGAGTTGGACGAGTTCGCCCGTTTCTCTGTAGAGGTCTACCAGGGAGCGAATCGAAGCGCGAAACAACCGACCGCGGTACTTCTTTCGGTTCCCCAACTGCAGGAACCGGTAGCCGAGTTCGTACAGTCCATCGTTCCGGGAGACGAATCCGACCTCCGCTAACGAGGCGAGGTAATCGTGCGCCGTCGCCCTCGTGACCCCGAGTTCGGCGGCGACTTCGGACGGACGCGCCCCCTCCTGTTCGTCGAGAACCTGCAGCACTCTAAACGCCCGCGCGACCGTTTTGAGAGGTGGGGAGCCCATACACCGGCCTCTCGTTAGACCCGTATAAATCGTCGGAAAACGACAAACTCGCTCCCTAACGGTACGTCCGTCTCCGGTCTCCCGGTGATGTCAGCGAGAGTCTCTCGATCCGTTCGACGGACGAGAGCGTCCCTCTTTCCCCGTGAAGCGTCGCTTCGAGTCCCACCGCCGACGCTCTCGTCGCCGCGGTTCGTCCGTTCTCGGTGCCTCTCGAAGGAATCGCCCTCCGGAAAGCGATTCTCCTCGGCTCAATTACAGTACTATGCTCGTAATGCGCCCACTTACGCGTCTACTGATGGGCCACGAGACGCTACGAAGGTGGTTGGACCCGAATCGCTCCGCGAGGAGCGCACTCCGACACCTCCGGAACGGCATCCGCTATTGTCGGAACGCTTCCCGACGGAATTCCTTCGAAAGAGACGGAACTGCTATTCCGTTCTTCGAGCTAGAGCGCCCGAAGCGAACGTCTCTCTCCGGTGTCCGACACCTGCGAAATGAACGTGGTTCGTTCGGGCCGAGCCTTCGAAGAATTTGCCCGTGGTATCGGTACCCTCGGTGCGACGTACGAGGTTTTCCCCGCGTTCTCGGGCGCGAGCCGGTTTGCGAGGCGAACTCGGGTCGGACACCTTTATTCGATATTATCGGATGATTTTCGTCGAGTACGTTTTAACGGGGCCGCTTCTCGCAGGTAATCACGGAATTTTCTCCCTTCCCCGACGGACGTATGAATATTGAAGGAGGGGATTCGACGCCCAGTTCCGGTATGATCGGACGCCCACGTTGCCGTCGGAGCCATCTTCGGACCGAAGATGGCGTACGCCGGGGGCCCGCGGACCCGTGGACGGCCTCGCCATCTCTCTCGTCCTCGCGTTTCGTAGTCTCCTCGAAAGCTATCGAGGCAACTCCTCTACGAGTAGTTCGACCGGGTGACGTGGCTGTCGTTCGAGCAGGGCGCCTATCTGTTCGAGACAGGAGGTACCGCTGGCGACGACCCGTCGGTCGTCGACGCCGTCGGCCTCCAGTTGGCCCCTGAGTCGGTCGCCGACGTCCATGCTGAGTTCGTAGTACTCGGACTTGTAGCCGAAACTCCCCGCCATCCCGCAGCACTCCACGTCCGAGGTGACGACGTCGTAGCCGCACGCGTTCAGGACGGCGACGGTGTACGTCTCCAAGCCGAGGGTTCGCTGTTGACAGTGGCTGTGGTAGGCGATACCCTCGCCGTCGCCGGTGGCGAGTGCGTCGGCGTCGGCACCGTTCTCCAGGAGGCCGTAGACGTACTCCAGAACCTCGTAGCTGTTCTCAGAGAGTAGCGCGAAGGCGTCGCCGTCGACGAGTCGTTCGTACTCCCGCGTGAACATGGCGTGGTCGCTCGGTTCGACGACGACGACGTCGTAGCCGTCATCGACGTACGGCGTGAGCGTCTCGGTGACGCGCTCTGCGTGGTCGGCCGCGGTATCGACCATCCCCTGCGAGAAGGGGGCGCGACCGCTGGAGGCCACCGACGGAACGACCACCGCCACGCCGAGTGCTTCGAGGGCGCGGACGGCGGCCTTCCCGCGTTCGACCTGCACGTGGTTCGTGTAGAGGTCGGGGTAGAGGACGGCGCGTCGTTCGGGACTCGTCGCGCGGGAGTCGCGCTCTGCTCGCGCCGCCCGCTCCTTCGAGGCGGCCGCGCCGCCTCGCTTCTCGAACCACTCGACCAACGTCTCCCGTTCGAACTCCGGCAGGTCGCGCCGGGGATCGATACCGAGCACCTTCTCCATCGCCCACCGGGACGCGTCGGTGTCGGCGAGCCAGTTCGAGAGCGGCGCCGTCGCGCTTCCGAGTTTCGCCACCGTCTCGAAGTTGCCGAAGAACCGCTTTTGGACGTCGACGCCGCCGGGTTCCTCGTCCGGCGTCAACCCCTCGACCAACCAGTCGAACTCCGTCTCGTCTCCGCGGTTGATCCGGTCGCGAACGACCGTGTTTATCCACGGGATGTCTATCTTCACCGGGCAGGCGTTGACGCACCGCGTACAGCCGGTACAGAGGTCGTTGAACTCCGCGGCGGTGTCGGATCCCTCGATCCCCGCCTCCCATCCCGTCGCGATGCCGCCCGAGTAGGTTTCGCCGCCGAAGGCGTGCCCGCCGACGCTCTGGAAGTTCGCACAGGAGTTCGAACACGCCGAGCATCGAATGCAGTACAGCGTCTCCTCGAGGTGTTCGTCCTCGCGCATCTCCATGCGGCCGTTGTCGATGAGAACGAGGTGGAACTCCCGGTCGGCGTCGAACTCCGACAGCGGTGTGGTGTCGTCGTCGAAGTCGACGACCGGGGTGTCCACGGGCGGCGTGAGAAGCGAGACGTAGGAGGTGATGTCCTGTCCCGTCCCGGACCGACCGATGAGTTCGACGAACGGTTGGAGGTCCTCGACGGACGGAATCACCTTCTCGACACCCGCGACGGTTATCTGCGTGTCCGTCGCGGCGACGGTCTTTCGCGCGTTACCCTCACTCGTGACGAGTGCCATCGTCCCGGTGTCGGCGGTGATGAAGTTCGCGCCCGTCATCCCCACCTCCGCGTCGACTATCTGCTCGCCGAGTCTCTCTCGCGCGAAGTACGTGAGGTCTTCCGCGGTTTCGAGGGGTTCTTGGGGGTCGAACCGTTCGTCGAACAGGTCGGCGATGGCCTCCCTCGATTTGTGGATGGCCGGTGCGACGATGTGCGAGGGCGCTTCCTCCGCGAGTTGGAGCACCCACTCGCCGAGGTCGGTCTCCACCACGTCCACGCCGTCGGCTTCGAGCACGTCGTTGACCTCTATCTCCTCGGTGGTCATCGACTTCGACTTCACGACGCGGTCGGCGTCTCGGTCCGAGACGACCGAGCGGATGTAGTCGTTGGCGTCCTCGGCGTCGTCGGCGATGTACACCGTCCCGCCGTTGGCCTCGACGCTCTCCCGGAGTTCCTCGACGAGTTCCGGAAGGCGTTCGATGGCGTCCTCCTTGACGGCGCGGGCCTCGTCCTTCAGCGACTCGTAGTCTTCGAGGTCGGCGACCGACCGGTACCGACCCTCGTTGAACGCCCGCGTGTTCTCCGCCACCGCCGCGCCCTCGGTCCGCATCAGCCTGCGGATGTCGTCGGCCTTGGACATCGTCACTCGCCCCCCGTGAGAACGACGACGCGGACCTCCCGCGGTCCGTGCGCTCCCTTCACCAACGCCCCCATGTCGGCCGTCGCGCTCGGTCCGGTCGCGAGGACGGCGCTTCCCTTCGTCCGACGGAACTCCGATCCGACCGACCGAATCGCCGACTCCATGTCTCGCTCGACGTCTCCCTCTCGGACGACGGCAACGTG from Halopelagius longus encodes:
- a CDS encoding LUD domain-containing protein, with product MSKADDIRRLMRTEGAAVAENTRAFNEGRYRSVADLEDYESLKDEARAVKEDAIERLPELVEELRESVEANGGTVYIADDAEDANDYIRSVVSDRDADRVVKSKSMTTEEIEVNDVLEADGVDVVETDLGEWVLQLAEEAPSHIVAPAIHKSREAIADLFDERFDPQEPLETAEDLTYFARERLGEQIVDAEVGMTGANFITADTGTMALVTSEGNARKTVAATDTQITVAGVEKVIPSVEDLQPFVELIGRSGTGQDITSYVSLLTPPVDTPVVDFDDDTTPLSEFDADREFHLVLIDNGRMEMREDEHLEETLYCIRCSACSNSCANFQSVGGHAFGGETYSGGIATGWEAGIEGSDTAAEFNDLCTGCTRCVNACPVKIDIPWINTVVRDRINRGDETEFDWLVEGLTPDEEPGGVDVQKRFFGNFETVAKLGSATAPLSNWLADTDASRWAMEKVLGIDPRRDLPEFERETLVEWFEKRGGAAASKERAARAERDSRATSPERRAVLYPDLYTNHVQVERGKAAVRALEALGVAVVVPSVASSGRAPFSQGMVDTAADHAERVTETLTPYVDDGYDVVVVEPSDHAMFTREYERLVDGDAFALLSENSYEVLEYVYGLLENGADADALATGDGEGIAYHSHCQQRTLGLETYTVAVLNACGYDVVTSDVECCGMAGSFGYKSEYYELSMDVGDRLRGQLEADGVDDRRVVASGTSCLEQIGALLERQPRHPVELLVEELPR